The candidate division KSB1 bacterium genome includes a window with the following:
- a CDS encoding thiamine pyrophosphate-dependent enzyme, translated as PGHRACAGCIPILALQHVLRAVPSDEAVVVGCATGCMEVVTTIYPFTAWKVPFIHNAFENSAATVSGVEAAYRALKRAGKIPPDKKVKFIAFGGDGGTYDIGLQSLSGALERGHNMLYVCYDNEAYMNTGIQRSSATPAWADTKTAPVGKASPGKAQYPKPLTDIVAAHGIPYVAQAIVSNWKDLNRKVEKALSVEGPTFINILAPCPPGWRFKEDMGIEISRLAVETCFWPLYEVENGVYRVNYKPREKLPLVEFLKHQGRFRHLLREENKPLLEAAQKWVDERWERLLRLEEATRPVS; from the coding sequence CCCCGGGCATCGCGCGTGTGCGGGCTGCATCCCTATTCTGGCGCTGCAGCACGTTCTGCGTGCGGTGCCATCCGACGAAGCAGTCGTTGTGGGATGCGCCACGGGGTGCATGGAAGTAGTGACCACCATCTATCCCTTTACCGCATGGAAAGTCCCCTTCATCCACAACGCCTTTGAGAACTCCGCAGCTACGGTGAGCGGAGTGGAAGCCGCCTACCGTGCCCTCAAACGGGCCGGAAAGATCCCGCCGGACAAGAAGGTGAAGTTTATCGCCTTCGGTGGGGACGGCGGCACCTACGACATTGGCCTCCAGAGCCTTTCCGGTGCCCTTGAGAGGGGCCACAATATGCTCTACGTATGTTACGACAACGAGGCCTATATGAACACCGGCATCCAAAGATCCAGCGCCACACCGGCCTGGGCAGATACGAAAACGGCACCCGTGGGCAAGGCTTCGCCCGGAAAGGCGCAGTACCCCAAGCCTCTGACCGACATCGTCGCCGCGCATGGGATCCCCTACGTGGCCCAGGCGATTGTGAGCAACTGGAAGGACCTCAACCGGAAGGTCGAGAAGGCCTTGTCTGTGGAGGGCCCAACGTTCATCAACATCCTCGCCCCGTGCCCTCCGGGGTGGCGATTTAAGGAGGATATGGGCATCGAGATTTCCCGTCTGGCTGTGGAGACGTGCTTCTGGCCCCTCTACGAGGTCGAGAACGGGGTATACCGCGTGAACTACAAGCCACGCGAGAAGCTGCCCCTTGTGGAATTCCTCAAACATCAGGGCCGTTTCCGGCACCTGCTGCGAGAGGAAAACAAGCCTCTGCTGGAAGCCGCGCAGAAGTGGGTTGACGAGCGCTGGGAGCGTCTGCTCCGACTGGAGGAGGCCACTCGGCCGGTCAGCTAA
- a CDS encoding phosphatidylglycerophosphatase A, which produces MRLLARIIATVAFTGFSPVAPGTVGAAIAAVTLSLAGPVATLPLILVTTVLFFLAVWASGVAEHSYGRDASRINVDEAVGMLCTAVLLPPGLGPLAVGFLLFRLFDVVKPFPANRAQALPGGWGVVLDDVIAGLGAGLCARLVFWIVGLL; this is translated from the coding sequence TTGCGACTCCTTGCCAGGATTATCGCGACCGTTGCTTTTACGGGGTTTTCCCCCGTCGCACCGGGGACGGTCGGGGCGGCGATCGCCGCAGTCACTCTATCCTTAGCGGGTCCCGTGGCCACGCTTCCCCTAATTCTGGTGACAACGGTGCTGTTCTTTCTCGCCGTTTGGGCCTCGGGGGTTGCGGAACACAGCTACGGCCGGGACGCCTCCAGGATCAACGTGGACGAGGCCGTCGGTATGCTGTGCACGGCTGTGCTCCTGCCTCCGGGCTTAGGGCCCTTAGCGGTGGGTTTTCTCCTCTTCCGGCTTTTTGACGTGGTCAAGCCCTTTCCCGCTAACCGCGCCCAGGCGTTGCCCGGAGGGTGGGGGGTCGTGCTGGACGACGTGATCGCCGGCTTAGGGGCCGGCCTGTGCGCTCGCCTCGTTTTCTGGATCGTCGGGCTCCTGTAG
- the pgsA gene encoding CDP-diacylglycerol--glycerol-3-phosphate 3-phosphatidyltransferase: MTRPNQLSTLRILLTPLFVSTFLSERVGLQCASFGVFFVASMTDWYDGYVARKSGSVSPWGKFLDPLADKILILSALLALYLRGYVRLWMVAAIAVRDVAITILRSYALLTERPVQTLPIAKWKTVSQVVAIYLALALHTLSLVGMQTSLARAVVGWSQEVDLVGKTMAFVAVYTVVTGVIYLIENRGHVRSLAVRFFRAFAPLN; encoded by the coding sequence ATGACCAGGCCCAATCAACTCTCGACGTTGCGGATTCTGCTCACCCCCCTCTTTGTGTCCACTTTCCTAAGCGAGAGGGTAGGTCTCCAGTGCGCCTCGTTCGGCGTCTTCTTTGTCGCTTCCATGACCGACTGGTACGACGGGTATGTGGCCCGAAAGAGCGGTTCGGTCTCGCCATGGGGGAAATTTCTGGATCCGCTGGCCGACAAGATTCTAATCCTCTCCGCACTCTTGGCCCTTTATCTGCGCGGGTATGTACGCTTGTGGATGGTGGCGGCGATCGCCGTCCGCGACGTCGCCATCACGATCTTGCGCTCCTACGCTTTGCTTACGGAGCGTCCGGTGCAAACCCTGCCCATCGCAAAGTGGAAGACGGTCTCGCAGGTGGTGGCCATCTACCTGGCGCTGGCTCTACACACCCTAAGCCTTGTTGGGATGCAGACAAGCCTGGCTCGTGCAGTAGTAGGATGGAGCCAGGAGGTCGACCTGGTCGGGAAGACAATGGCGTTCGTGGCCGTCTACACCGTAGTCACTGGGGTCATCTATCTGATTGAGAATAGGGGGCATGTCCGGAGCCTGGCAGTGCGCTTCTTTCGAGCTTTCGCCCCCCTAAATTGA